One genomic segment of Mytilus galloprovincialis chromosome 5, xbMytGall1.hap1.1, whole genome shotgun sequence includes these proteins:
- the LOC143075511 gene encoding protein TEX261-like, translated as MWFMYLLSWMALLIQICLITLAIAAGLFYIAELVEEYTVLTGKTIKYLIMFTTAVYICLFLFEDLDTSLIIVGLLGNAAYFALLQSFPYFILSSPSFIASVIMVIVNHYFAFSYFASVWYPFSDVMAFFTICLWIVPFAFFVSLSANENVLPTMTENRTKSEDATDVVSNYFKRKTKGLGLLSFLKHAQDTVLPQRVRKQY; from the exons ATGTGGTTTATGTATCTTTTGAGCTGGATGGCATTGTTAATCCAAATATGTCTAATCACGTTAGCGATTG CTGCTGGTCTATTTTATATTGCTGAATTGGTTGAAGAATATACAGTTCTTACTGGAAAAACTATCAAGTATCTCATTATG ttCACCACAGCAGTGTATATTTGCTTATTCCTGTTTGAAGATCTGGACACATCATTAATCATAGTAGGATTGTTAGGAAATGCAGCATACTTTGCATTGCTACAGAGTTTCCCATACTTTATATTATCATCCCCATCATTTATAGCATCTGTCA ttATGGTGATTGTGAACCACTACTTTGCATTTTCTTACTTTGCATCAGTATGGTACCCATTTTCAGAT GTGATGGCTTTCTTCACCATTTGTCTATGGATAGTACCATTTGCATTTTTTGTGTCATTATCTGCAAATGAGAATGTTTTACCAACCATGACagaaaaccgaacaaaatctgaGGATGCCACAGACGTGGTCAGCAATTATTTCAAAAGGAAAACTAAAGGATTGGGACTTTTGTCATTCTTGAAACATGCACAGGATACTGTATTACCACAGAGAGTTAGAAAACAGTATTAG